One region of Ornithinibacter aureus genomic DNA includes:
- a CDS encoding DUF4238 domain-containing protein, protein MNASVTKQHVVSRVVLAQFAVDRHLEVEDSRRPGRWRLRSPAAVGYVSDFVEHDSGQVEALWQTVETRLPQAISVALQGVAPEPGSPEESTLRDCIALHWARSKAVKTAAHQSWLRVQARHRDEFRSRGDHVLAGLFERRTGRTATPAELDALNAELHTGPEEVLDGRHFAARVPEFYGFARSHLARSHVQVLLCGDGVEDLVMSDAPVLTPSGRRKGLNPSQGVALGDATAAGMPLGPRLFVSMHDVAEVRELTAAGATLLNSLQEQVRVVQMFRRPAP, encoded by the coding sequence GTGAATGCGTCGGTCACCAAGCAGCACGTGGTGTCCCGCGTCGTTCTGGCACAGTTCGCAGTCGACCGACACCTAGAGGTTGAGGACTCCCGCAGACCCGGACGGTGGCGTCTCCGCTCCCCTGCAGCGGTCGGATATGTCAGCGACTTCGTCGAACATGACAGTGGGCAGGTCGAGGCCCTTTGGCAAACCGTGGAGACACGCCTGCCCCAAGCCATCTCCGTTGCGCTCCAAGGTGTGGCTCCGGAGCCGGGTTCGCCCGAGGAGTCGACCTTGCGTGACTGCATCGCCCTGCACTGGGCCCGCAGCAAGGCCGTGAAGACCGCGGCCCACCAATCGTGGCTGAGGGTGCAGGCCAGGCATCGCGACGAGTTCCGGAGTCGAGGTGATCACGTTCTCGCGGGGCTGTTCGAGAGGCGGACAGGCCGCACGGCCACACCTGCGGAACTCGACGCCCTCAATGCGGAACTGCATACGGGCCCCGAAGAGGTGCTCGACGGGCGCCACTTCGCTGCCCGCGTCCCGGAGTTTTACGGGTTCGCACGCAGCCACCTCGCTCGCAGTCATGTTCAGGTGCTGCTCTGTGGTGACGGAGTGGAGGACCTGGTTATGTCCGACGCCCCCGTTCTGACGCCTTCCGGCCGCAGGAAGGGGCTAAACCCCTCGCAGGGCGTTGCCTTGGGGGACGCCACCGCGGCGGGTATGCCCTTGGGACCCCGCTTGTTCGTATCGATGCACGACGTCGCCGAGGTTCGTGAGCTGACGGCCGCCGGGGCAACTCTGCTGAACTCGCTTCAGGAGCAGGTTCGTGTCGTGCAGATGTTCCGACGGCCAGCCCCGTAG
- a CDS encoding ATP-binding protein, with product MSAERRQTKLPHLREVALNAFSLYRVKPTVTIDIDRDVFCLAGANGLGKSSFIAALNYGLTGGVAPPNVRVEQLSRYQRDASAYGTKYFTGRIAELDRPSASVALRFRVGEFEYYVRRRFFAAHELEEFSVSDGEGRTVVAHEPHMDAEERHRLYEVRLVQDTGLQTFAQFVFLQHFVFSFDEHRHLLFWDTRATELVLYLALGLDPSLAKQVDELRKAAAAAGSQARNAQYQATLARNELERVTGQLRRKSGVDESVMDRYRNLQSDRERITVERNALRTELADSRLEFAEASATRMRKRLEYDEAFMRRLGRTSAGPQLHAIIGQSLSDHQCRICGTQHSTGPVAIKAAVALNKCPLCTADLVHDPSDAEEAQERLVALDQELAAVSRRSTGLAKTIERLDGEVREKQRELASIINEVSEMQAHHELPSEEEPADADEGLLRDRISQLEGSIDVLLGRKEEHLRLRAEALASYEPIQAQLKSAWNEAEVEFVPRFRRLAEEFMGLPLQVTLDAGSGISGMAHLALSVSGTHRRRSEQLSESQRFFLDIALRMSLAQHMTSGSGPACLLIDTPEGALDIAYEAKAGDMFASFTADGDQVIMTANVNTSQLLTRMAERSGRAKMQFVRMTEWTTLTDVQVEEEHLFEKAYGAIEEALDNGGSEPLAALND from the coding sequence GTGAGCGCCGAACGGCGACAGACCAAGTTGCCGCATCTGCGCGAGGTGGCGCTCAACGCGTTCAGCCTGTACCGCGTCAAGCCGACGGTGACGATCGACATCGACCGGGACGTGTTCTGTCTGGCTGGGGCCAATGGCCTTGGCAAGTCGAGCTTCATCGCCGCTCTGAACTACGGCCTCACGGGTGGGGTGGCGCCGCCAAACGTGCGAGTCGAGCAACTCTCGCGATACCAGCGCGATGCGTCAGCCTACGGAACCAAGTACTTCACTGGCAGGATCGCCGAACTGGATCGGCCGAGCGCAAGCGTTGCTCTCCGATTCAGGGTCGGCGAATTCGAGTACTACGTGCGACGGCGCTTCTTCGCTGCTCACGAGCTCGAGGAGTTCTCCGTGTCTGACGGCGAGGGCCGAACGGTCGTGGCGCACGAACCTCACATGGACGCCGAGGAACGACACCGTCTGTACGAAGTTCGACTGGTCCAGGACACCGGCCTGCAGACGTTCGCGCAGTTCGTCTTTCTCCAACACTTTGTGTTCTCGTTCGACGAGCACCGACACCTCCTCTTCTGGGACACCCGTGCGACCGAGTTGGTTCTGTACCTTGCGCTTGGACTCGATCCCAGTTTGGCGAAGCAAGTCGACGAGCTCCGAAAAGCCGCCGCCGCCGCTGGGTCGCAGGCGCGCAACGCTCAGTACCAAGCAACCTTGGCGCGCAACGAGCTAGAGCGCGTGACCGGTCAGTTGCGCCGGAAGTCCGGGGTCGATGAGAGCGTCATGGATCGCTACCGCAACTTGCAATCCGATCGTGAGCGGATCACGGTCGAGCGCAATGCGCTGCGCACCGAACTGGCCGATTCCCGACTGGAGTTCGCTGAGGCAAGCGCAACGCGGATGCGGAAACGCCTTGAGTACGACGAAGCTTTCATGCGGCGTCTTGGCCGCACCAGTGCTGGCCCTCAGCTCCACGCGATCATCGGACAAAGTCTCTCGGACCACCAGTGCCGTATCTGCGGCACCCAGCACTCGACGGGTCCGGTCGCGATCAAAGCAGCAGTCGCGCTCAACAAGTGCCCCCTTTGCACAGCTGACTTGGTCCACGACCCTTCGGACGCCGAGGAGGCGCAGGAGCGCCTTGTTGCTCTCGATCAGGAACTTGCAGCCGTCTCGCGCCGATCGACGGGCCTCGCGAAGACGATCGAGCGGCTCGACGGAGAGGTCCGAGAGAAGCAACGGGAACTGGCTTCGATCATCAACGAAGTCTCCGAGATGCAGGCGCATCACGAACTGCCATCGGAGGAAGAGCCCGCCGACGCCGATGAAGGGCTCCTGCGCGATCGGATCTCGCAACTGGAGGGCTCGATTGACGTCTTGCTCGGACGGAAGGAAGAACACCTGCGACTTCGAGCCGAGGCGCTCGCATCCTATGAGCCAATTCAGGCACAGTTGAAGTCCGCGTGGAACGAGGCGGAGGTGGAGTTCGTTCCGCGGTTCCGTCGCCTCGCGGAGGAGTTCATGGGCCTGCCCTTGCAGGTCACACTTGACGCAGGCTCTGGGATCTCAGGGATGGCTCACCTTGCTCTTTCGGTGAGCGGCACCCATCGACGACGGTCTGAGCAACTCTCAGAAAGTCAGCGCTTCTTCCTCGACATCGCGCTTCGCATGAGCCTCGCCCAGCACATGACCAGCGGAAGTGGCCCCGCGTGCCTTCTGATCGACACTCCCGAGGGAGCACTCGACATCGCCTACGAGGCGAAGGCAGGCGACATGTTTGCTTCATTCACTGCCGACGGGGACCAAGTCATAATGACTGCCAATGTCAACACCTCCCAATTGCTCACGCGCATGGCCGAACGATCCGGTCGAGCCAAGATGCAATTCGTTCGGATGACCGAGTGGACCACGTTAACTGACGTCCAGGTCGAAGAAGAACATCTCTTCGAGAAGGCCTACGGGGCCATCGAGGAGGCGCTTGACAACGGCGGTTCCGAACCCTTGGCGGCGCTCAATGACTGA